One genomic window of Struthio camelus isolate bStrCam1 chromosome 1, bStrCam1.hap1, whole genome shotgun sequence includes the following:
- the LOC104144415 gene encoding zinc finger protein 436-like, with protein MSEREEDNSCQPGGAAAVAAAAQPHGALLDFSVREASPAGCDQGITCPQPDLLLAEARPEKAPRCGFRKRKDTVVHQRAFMGEKPYICVECGQSFNRSSDLIRHQRIHTGEKPYVCADCGKSFSRRSHLIQHQRVHTGERPYQCKDCGKSFSQSTHLVQHQRNHTGERPYVCAKCGRNFYQNSGLLRHANFHTGEKPYKCPQCGKRFSDSSNLIAHQRLHTGEKPYKCADCNKSFSESSKLVIHRRVHTGEKPYLCPDCGKSFSQRSHLVQHRRTHTGEKPYKCAECGTCFSDNSTLIRHRRTHTGEKPFKCSQCGKSFSRNSYLVSHQRVHVW; from the coding sequence ATGAGCGAGCGCGAGGAGGACAACAGCTGCCAACCAGGCGGTGCGGCGGCAGTGGCGGCAGCGGCCCAACCCCACGGGGCCCTTCTGGACTTTTCCGTGAGGGAAGCGTCGCCAGCGGGCTGCGACCAGGGAATCACCTGTCCGCAGCCGGACCTCCTCTTGGCGGAGGCGAGGCCGGAGAAGGCTCCTCGCTGCGGCTTCCGGAAGCGGAAGGACACGGTGGTCCACCAGAGAGCGTTCATGGGAGAGAAACCCTACATCTGCGTCGAGTGCGGGCAGAGCTTCAACCGCAGCTCGGACCTCATCCGCCACCAGAGGATCCACACGGGGGAGAAGCCGTACGTGTGCGCCGACTGTGGGAAGAGCTTCAGCCGCCGCTCCCACCTCATCCAGCACCAGCGCGtccacacgggcgagcggccGTACCAGTGCAAGGACTGCGGGAAGAGTTTCAGCCAGAGCACCCACTTGGTGCAGCACCAGCGCAACCACACCGGTGAGAGGCCTTATGTGTGCGCCAAGTGCGGGAGGAACTTCTATCAGAACTCAGGCCTGCTCCGCCACGCCAACTtccacacgggcgagaagccctacaagTGCCCCCAGTGTGGGAAGCGCTTCAGTGACAGCTCCAACCTCATCGCCCACCAGCGGCTCCACACCGGGGAGAAGCCCTACAAGTGCGCTGACTGCAACAAGAGTTTCAGTGAGAGCTCCAAGCTGGTCATCCACCGGCGCGTCCACACCGGCGAGAAGCCTTACTTGTGCCCCGACTGTGGGAAGAGTTTCAGCCAGCGCTCGCACCTTGTCCAGCACCGTCGCACCCACACTGGGGAGAAGCCCTACAAGTGTGCTGAGTGTGGGACCTGCTTCAGTGACAATTCTACCCTCATCCGTCACCGTCGCACCCACACGGGGGAGAAACCTTTCAAGTGTTCCCAGTGTGGGAAGAGCTTCAGCCGCAACTCCTACTTAGTCTCACACCAGCGAGTGCATGTGTGGTAG